From a region of the Sesamum indicum cultivar Zhongzhi No. 13 linkage group LG3, S_indicum_v1.0, whole genome shotgun sequence genome:
- the LOC105157886 gene encoding probable ubiquitin-conjugating enzyme E2 33, with protein sequence MAEKACVKRLQKEYRALCKEPVSNVVARPLPNDILEWHYVLEGSQGTPFAGGYYYGKIKFPPEYPFKPPGISMTTPNGRFMTQKKICLSMSDFHPESWNPMWSVSSILTGLLSFMMDNSPTTGSVSTTEEEKQRLAKASLAFNCKIPTFRKLFPEYVEKYEEQLAAEQSIDHATQESIQDENSGPTLKRRGAKEELKNMHVAKELNNQQRRRSFPTWLLMLLVFIFAAVMALPLLQI encoded by the exons ATGGCTGAAAAAGCATGTGTGAAGCGCCTCCAAAAGGAATATAGAGCACTCTGTAAA GAACCTGTTTCCAACGTGGTGGCACGCCCTCTGCCAAACGACATCCTTGAGTGGC ATTATGTGTTGGAGGGAAGTCAAGGAACACCCTTTGCAG GTGGATATTACTATGGAAAGATAAAGTTCCCACCGGAATACCCATTTAAACCTCCAGGAATCAG CATGACTACTCCAAATGGACGCTTTATGACACAAAAGAAGATATGCCTGTCCATGAGTGATT TTCATCCAGAGAGTTGGAACCCAATGTGGTCCGTGTCCAG CATACTCACTGGGCTCCTTTCATTCATG ATGGACAATAGTCCTACCACAGGCAGTGTCTCAACTACagaagaagagaaacaaaGGCTTGCAAAGGCTTCTCTGGCTTTTAACTGTAAAAT CCCAACCTTCAGGAAATTGTTTCCAGAATACGTAGAGAAATATGAAGAACAGCTAGCAGCTGAGCAATCCATAGATCATGCAACACAAGAATCTATTCAGGATGAAAATTCTGGGCCTACTTTAAAAAGACGTGGAGCTAAAGAGGAGCTGAAAAATATGCATGTCGCGAAGGAGTTGAATAACCAGCAGAGGCGGCGGTCTTTTCCTACCTGGTTGCTGATGTTGCTAGTTTTCATTTTTGCTGCTGTAATGGCCCTGCCTCTGCTTCAAATTTGA
- the LOC110011677 gene encoding uncharacterized protein LOC110011677 isoform X1, protein MATSTMFSRCQTVDYCNYEFDYQAVYWLIKHPNSFQFWEEARKNACLGNLHTARLEAAGKKQFDLEKKNRKSWKGSLFSWLETDKKHKSTKQPTKGSTVPKPRRQHFPGPVQGQGAVGGIMTARAQRAASGPLISLFSSTKRADEYEVPYMCLGQQLNSPQKFHSYGPVYLVK, encoded by the exons ATGGCTACGTCTACAATGTTCTCAAGATGTCAGACAGTGGATTATTGCAACTATGAGTTTGATTATCAGGCAG TTTACTGGTTGATTAAACACCCCAACTCATTCCAGTTCTGGGAAGAAGCAAGAAAGAATGCATGCCTGGGAAACTTACATACTGCACGACTTGAAGCAGCAGGAAAGAAACAGTTTgatttggagaaaaagaacAGGAAATCATGGAAAGGCTCATTGTTTTCCTGGTTGGAGAcagacaagaaacataaatcgaCCAAGCAACCAACGAAGGGATCCACCGTTCCTAAGCCAAGGCGTCAACATTTTCCGGGTCCAGTCCAGGGCCAGGGAGCTGTAGGTGGCATTATGACTGCCAGAGCCCAGAGGGCAGCATCTGGCCCCCTAATCAGTCTCTTCAGTTCAACAAAGAGGGCAGACGAGTATGAGGTGCCCTATATGTGTCTTGGCCAGCAGCTTAATAGTCCTCAGAAGTTTCATTCTTATGGGCCTGTTTACTTGGTAAAGTAG
- the LOC110011677 gene encoding uncharacterized protein LOC110011677 isoform X2 yields MSLIIRQFWEEARKNACLGNLHTARLEAAGKKQFDLEKKNRKSWKGSLFSWLETDKKHKSTKQPTKGSTVPKPRRQHFPGPVQGQGAVGGIMTARAQRAASGPLISLFSSTKRADEYEVPYMCLGQQLNSPQKFHSYGPVYLVK; encoded by the exons ATGAGTTTGATTATCAGGCAG TTCTGGGAAGAAGCAAGAAAGAATGCATGCCTGGGAAACTTACATACTGCACGACTTGAAGCAGCAGGAAAGAAACAGTTTgatttggagaaaaagaacAGGAAATCATGGAAAGGCTCATTGTTTTCCTGGTTGGAGAcagacaagaaacataaatcgaCCAAGCAACCAACGAAGGGATCCACCGTTCCTAAGCCAAGGCGTCAACATTTTCCGGGTCCAGTCCAGGGCCAGGGAGCTGTAGGTGGCATTATGACTGCCAGAGCCCAGAGGGCAGCATCTGGCCCCCTAATCAGTCTCTTCAGTTCAACAAAGAGGGCAGACGAGTATGAGGTGCCCTATATGTGTCTTGGCCAGCAGCTTAATAGTCCTCAGAAGTTTCATTCTTATGGGCCTGTTTACTTGGTAAAGTAG
- the LOC105157887 gene encoding RING-H2 finger protein ATL3 codes for MGDSGNGGARLGNTGVIELTGKIMVVAIVLLFFVVFFVFCLHLYAKWFWYRRQENTATTSTRRRRRFDFAAGHQEIVVVSALRHGLDPSVLKTIPVIVFDPKEFRDGLECAVCLCEVSEGEKARLLPKCNHGFHVDCIDMWFQSHSTCPLCRNPVANQSQSNSAAESTLETILQAPIGENSGVDAFSTEAPNFPTNVLIWGNEIQVSTLGPCVEGNHQGNAIAEPSSSSSSSSSSSMGSTSGRPDGMSVIDIPRQINEEEEQKSPVPTRLRSLKRLLSGNRRVNPSSPRNLDLEQGGRGQS; via the coding sequence ATGGGAGACTCAGGTAATGGCGGTGCAAGACTTGGAAACACCGGAGTGATTGAGCTGACGGGGAAGATAATGGTGGTGGCAATTGTCCTCCTCTTCTTTGTTGTGTTCTTTGTCTTTTGCCTTCACCTCTATGCCAAATGGTTCTGGTACCGCCGCCAAGAAAATACCGCGACCACCTCCACAAGGCGCCGCCGCCGCTTTGATTTCGCGGCGGGCCACCAAGAAATTGTGGTTGTATCAGCCTTGCGCCACGGCCTTGACCCTTCTGTTCTCAAAACCATTCCTGTTATAGTCTTTGATCCTAAAGAGTTCAGAGATGGATTAGAGTGTGCAGTTTGTTTGTGCGAGGTTTCTGAAGGTGAAAAGGCCAGACTTTTGCCCAAGTGCAATCATGGGTTTCATGTTGATTGCATCGACATGTGGTTCCAGTCACATTCTACTTGCCCTCTTTGTAGAAATCCTGTGGCAAATCAGAGTCAGTCGAATTCTGCCGCTGAATCGACATTGGAGACTATACTTCAAGCTCCTATAGGGGAGAATTCAGGTGTTGATGCTTTCTCGACAGAGGCTCCAAATTTTCCAACCAATGTGTTGATTTGGGGCAATGAGATTCAAGTTAGCACTCTTGGTCCTTGTGTAGAGGGAAATCATCAAGGTAATGCTATTGCAGAACCATCAagttcatcatcatcatcatcatcatcatcgatGGGTTCAACAAGCGGTAGGCCTGATGGGATGTCGGTGATTGATATACCAAGACAGAtcaatgaagaagaagaacagaaATCTCCAGTGCCCACAAGACTCAGGTCATTAAAGAGGCTTTTGAGTGGTAATAGAAGAGTTAATCCTTCAAGCCCAAGAAATTTGGATCTTGAACAAGGAGGTAGAGGCCAAAGTTGA
- the LOC105157889 gene encoding uncharacterized protein LOC105157889 (The sequence of the model RefSeq protein was modified relative to this genomic sequence to represent the inferred CDS: added 32 bases not found in genome assembly), whose translation MPLLDIAISQPCSCFGNNVLAFRSEARFRNKLVVRYDKGLGLASTFSWRTFCITKKVSTNFNLGRTEVWRGGLMIKSVATLEVTGVMGKSGGIRGYQNVLTMDVDSVRPISSDFKSQSSSEDSMEVDEREKLRRMRISKANKGNTPWNKGKKHSPETLQRIKERTRLAMQDPKVKMKLVNLGHAQSEETRIKIGVGVRLGWERRREKLMLQETCHYEWQNLIAVAARKGLLGEEELHWDSYKILSKDLEQ comes from the exons ATGCCTTTATTAG ATATTGCTATTTCACAGCCTTGTTCTTGTTTCGGCAACAATGTATTAGCATTTAGGTCCGAAGCCCGCTTTCGTAATAAGCTCGTAGTACGATATGATAAGGGATTGGGATTGGCGTCTACATTTTCTTGGAGAACTTTTTGTATCACAAAAAAAGTGAGTACAAACTTTAACTTGGGGAGAACTGAGGTATGGCGGGGGGGACTGATGATAAAATCGGTTGCTACCCTGGAAGTTACTGGTGTGATGGGGAAAAGTGGAGGGATAAGAGGGTATCAGAATGTGTTGACAATGGATGTTGATTCAGTAAGGCCAATTTCCTCTGACTTTAAGTCGCAATCATCAAGTGAAGACTCAATGGAAGTAGATGAGAGGGAGAAGTTGAGACGGATGAGGATTTCCAAAGCGAACAAAGGAAACACGCCTTGGAACAAAGGGAAAAAGCACAGCCCAG AAACCTTACAGCGGATTAAAGAGAGAACCAGGCTGGCAATGCAAGATCCTAAG GTCAAGATGAAGCTAGTTAACCTGGGGCATGCCCAAAG TGAAGAAACAAGGATAAAAATTGGTGTTGGTGTCCGTCTGGGGTGGGAAAGACGCCGTGAGAAATTGATGCTCCAGGAGACTTGCCACTATGAGTGGCAGAATCTAATTGCTGTGGCTGCCCGGAAAGGTCTTCTAGGTGAGGAAGAATTGCATTGGGATTCA
- the LOC105157888 gene encoding uncharacterized protein LOC105157888, protein LQIVEQRKTKPRPKGSRRAPKSAEQKRKISEAIAAKWADPEYRNRVCSALAKFHGIAEGAERKPRRRPSADGQTQKRSLRKKDETNDPAKHETKTRVQSIRSKRRRTPSYKDPLASTKLEMLKDIRAQRTAAMNKKNEAITRAKMLIAEAEKAAKALELAAKKSPLAQASLTESRMLIAEAIQLIESIEHEDRISSENEENSTEPASHLEEDIDSDSQDLEVIKHTKVNGVHSSSAPVIETGDLSFNKFVLPDMVNGNSVSSCSSNILKTEENLHQTSPNDPLSLDLGSMVKHSNFTKNLADHKQNVNGNSEHTQKPSVNGVEFYSANAQVPEKQVNITKKWVRGRLIEVAVKEA, encoded by the exons TTACAGATTGTTGAACAAAGGAAAACCAAGCCGAGACCAAAGGGTAGCAGGAGAGCACCAAAGTCGGCCGAGCAGAAGAGGAAGATTTCAGAGGCCATAGCTGCCAAATGGGCGGATCCT GAATACCGGAATCGGGTTTGCTCAGCTCTAGCTAAATTTCATGGCATTGCGGAAGGGGCTGAAAGGAAACCCAGAAGGCGGCCAAGTGCTGATGGCCAGACTCAAAAAAGAAGTCTAAGAAAGAAGGATGAGACCAATGATCCTGCAAAGCATGAGACCAAGACTCGGGTTCAAAGCATTAGATCAAAGCGAAGGAGGACGCCTTCGTACAAGGATCCATTGGCAAGTACCAAGTTGGAGATGTTAAAAGACATAAGAGCACAGAGAACTGCTgctatgaacaaaaaaaatgaagccaTCACCAGGGCAAA GATGTTGATTGCTGAAGCTGAGAAGGCCGCGAAGGCACTTGAACTAGCTGCCAAGAAAAGCCCTCTTGCTCAGGCGTCACTAACGGAAAGCAGGATGCTAATAGCTGAAGCTATTCAGCTCATTGAATCCATAGAGCACGAGGACAGAATCTCTTCGGAAAATGAAGAGAATTCAACTGAACCAGCATCTCATCTCGAAGAAGATATAGATTCAGATAGTCAAGATTTGGAAGTCATCAAACATACAAAAGTAAATGGAGTTCACAGCTCATCAGCTCCTGTGATCGAAACCGGTGACTTAAGTTTCAACAAGTTCGTGTTGCCAGATATGGTGAATGGGAATTCTGTGAGTTCTTGTTCCAGTAATATACTCAAAACTGAGGAGAACCTCCATCAGACGAGCCCTAATGATCCGCTTTCACTGGATTTGGGTAGCATGGTGAAGCACTCCAACTTCACCAAGAATCTTGCTGACCATAAACAGAATGTCAATGGTAACTCTGAGCATACGCAGAAACCATCAGTAAATGGAGTAGAGTTCTACTCGGCGAATGCACAAGTACCGGAAAAACAAGTGAACATAACCAAGAAATGGGTCCGCGGGAGGCTGATCGAAGTTGCGGTTAAAGAAGCCTAG
- the LOC105157890 gene encoding uncharacterized protein LOC105157890 — MMERESSDEEEDRENLISQNARSNDVVKSPNHRHRSAFHIDDDFRSRFSGVTRRFHKRYLMAIFLPMLILILYFTTDFRSLFQMRIPTIKNIGGNNPPIDRMRESELRALYLLRQQELELFKMWNYTTLVNKSNFSLVNNSNLVNLTSANNNGVDMLSSSMLEDLKSRVFSQISLNKQIQGVLLSSHENGGSLELNENYTDASFSGWNGCRKVDQRLSERRTMEWKPRSDKYLFAICVSGQMSNHLICLEKHMFFAALFNRILVIPSSKVDYEFHRVLDIEHINKCLGRKVVATFEEFAESKKKHLHIDKLMCYFSSPQPCYMDDERVKKLKGLGLSLGKMEAVWNEDVKKPNQRTVPDVLAKFSSDDNVIAIGDVFFADVEREWVMQPGGPIAHKCKTLIEPSRLILLTAQRFIQTFLGKDFIALHFRRHGFLKFCNAKQPSCFYPVPQAAECINRVLERANTPVIYLSTDAAESETGLLQSLLVWNGKTVPLVRRPARNFAEKWDALLYRHGLDGDSQVEAMLDKTVCAMSSVFIGSSGSTFTEDILRLRKDWGSASLCDEYLCQGELPNFTAEDE; from the exons ATGATGGAAAGAGAATCCTCAGACGAAGAGGAGGACCGGGAGAATCTGATTTCCCAAAATGCCAGGTCTAACGACGTCGTGAAGTCCCCCAATCACCGTCACCGCTCCGCTTTCCATATTGACGATGATTTCAGGAGCCGATTTTCGGGTGTCACTCGAAGATTCCATAAGAGGTATCTTATGGCGATATTTCTGCCCATGCTCATTTTAATACTCTATTTTACCACCGATTTTAGAAGCTTGTTCCAGATGCGCATTCCGACGATAAAAAATATCGGGGGTAATAATCCTCCTATTGATCGAATGCGTGAGTCGGAATTGCGGGCCTTGTATTTGCTTAGGCAGCAGGAACTTGAGCTGTTTAAGATGTGGAATTATACCACATTGGTGAATAAATCGAATTTTAGCTTGgtaaataatagcaatttagtaaatttgaCTTCTGCCAATAATAATGGGGTGGATATGCTTTCGTCTTCAATGTTGGAAGACCTAAAATCGCGGGTTTTTAGCCAGATTTCCTTGAATAAGCAAATTCAAGGGGTTCTATTGTCGTCGCATGAAAATGGAGGTTCTCTGGAATTGAATGAGAATTACACGGATGCGAGTTTTTCTGGTTGGAATGGATGCCGGAAGGTGGACCAGAGGTTGTCAGAGAGGAGAACGATGGAGTGGAAACCTAGATCAGACAAGTATTTATTTGCAATTTGTGTTTCGGGACAAATGTCGAATCATTTGATTTGTCTGGAGAAGCATATGTTTTTTGCGGCTTTGTTTAATCGGATTTTGGTGATACCGAGTTCAAAGGTGGATTATGAGTTCCATCGGGTGTTGGATATTGAGCACATTAATAAGTGCTTGGGGAGGAAAGTTGTGGCGACATTTGAGGAGTTTGCTGAGAGTAAGAAGAAACATTTGCACATCGACAAACTTATGTGTTATTTCTCATCACCCCAGCCATGTTATATGGATGATGAGCGTGTGAAAAAGTTGAAGGGGTTGGGGCTCTCTTTGGGTAAAATGGAGGCTGTCTGGAACGAGGATGTCAAGAAGCCAAACCAACGGACAGTCCCGGATGTGTTAGCAAAGTTTTCTTCAGATGATAATGTCATTGCAATTGGAGATGTATTCTTTGCTGATGTGGAGAGAGAGTGGGTGATGCAGCCAGGAGGTCCTATTGCCCACAAATGTAAGACACTAATTGAGCCAAGTCGGCTTATATTGCTCACTGCTCAACGTTTTATACAGACTTTCTTGGGAAAGGACTTTATAGCTCTTCATTTCCGACGCCAcggtttcttgaaattctg TAATGCCAAGCAACCAAGTTGCTTTTACCCTGTTCCTCAAGCTGCTGAGTGCATCAATCGAGTGCTGGAAAGAGCTAATACTCCAGTAATATATCTCTCTACTGATGCTGCAGAAAGTGAAACTGGTTTACTGCAGTCACTTCTGGTCTGGAATGGGAAGACTGTACCTCTTGTTCGAAGACCGGCTCGTAATTTTGCTGAAAAGTGGGATGCTTTATTATACAGACATGGACTTGACGGAGATTCTCAG GTTGAAGCAATGCTGGATAAGACTGTTTGTGCTATGTCTTCTGTGTTTATTGGATCTTCTGGATCTACTTTCACAGAGGATATTTTGCGGCTGCGTAAGGACTGGGGATCTGCATCACTCTGTGATGAATACTTGTGCCAGGGCGAACTGCCAAATTTTACTGCAGAAGATGAGTGA
- the LOC105157891 gene encoding uncharacterized protein LOC105157891 — protein MSAKVVVFPIRGRNWCFSRSIDPSVLAPQSSNTPSTLKDLCSKIFSSSQHSKTSSEDSKVELAVDFVANKMNGAWSNLEKAPQGTFKNKIHGLGLKLLSRVRPSEIFFRSIPKEIDRVDIVYPSSLNPRLVRRRLRHIAFRGSIIHKKYFYGSAVLLPLTSVFMFLPLPNIPFFWILFRTYSHWRASQGSEKLLHLVSDASSRPEQSIEMAKDGKVSSPNSDKGSDHSTTSPLVFQPSEELQKLLHYKDGEDGLSECAISKICKIFYLNSTDVVKYRHSI, from the exons ATGAGTGCTAAAGTTGTGGTTTTTCCAATCAGAGGAAGAAACTGGTGTTTCAGCAGATCAATTGACCCTTCAGTGCTCGCCCCTCAATCTTCCAACACTCCTTCCACGCTCAAAGACCTCtgtagtaaaatattttcttcttcccaGCACAGCAAAACGTCATCCGAGGACTCAAAAGTCGAGCTTGCGGTTGATTTCGTTGCGAACAAG ATGAATGGAGCTTGGAGTAATCTGGAGAAGGCGCCCCAAGGGactttcaaaaacaaaattcatgg TTTGGGGTTGAAGCTGTTGTCACGTGTTAGGCCATCAgaaatctttttcagatccaTCCCGAAGGAGATTGATAGAGTGGATATTGTATATCCATCAAG TTTGAATCCACGACTTGTCCGCCGAAGACTTCGACATATAGCATTCAG GGGATCAATTATTCACAAGAAATACTTCTATGGTTCTGCTGTCTTGCTGCCTTTGACATCAGTTTTCATG TTTCTTCCTTTACCTAATATCCCATTCTTTTGGATCTTGTTCCGTACATACTCTCACTGGAGAGCCTCACAG GGAAGTGAGAAGCTTCTTCATTTAGTGAGTGATGCCTCTTCTCGCCCGGAACAGTCCATTGAGATGGCCAAAGATGGGAAGGTTTCTTCACCTAATTCTGATAAAGGCAGTGATCATTCCACTACTTCTCCACTA GTTTTCCAACCCTCGGAGGAACTGCAAAAGCTTCTGCACTATAAAGATGGTGAGGATGGTCTGAGTGAGTGTGCAATATCGAAGATTTGCAAGATTTTCTATTTGAACTCTACGGACGTTGTCAAATACCGACATTCAATTTAG
- the LOC105157892 gene encoding 26S protease regulatory subunit 7A, translating to MAPEPEDEIKDEKNPRPLDEDDIALLKTYGLGPYSTSIKKVEKEIKEMAKKINDLCGIKESDTGLAAPSQWDLVSDKQMMQEEQPLQVARCTKIINPNTEDAKYVINVKQIAKFVVGLGDKVSPTDIEEGMRVGVDRNKYQIQIPLPPKIDPSVTMMTVEEKPDVTYNDVGGCKEQIEKMREVVELPMLHPEKFVKLGIDPPKGVLCYGPPGTGKTLLARAVANRTDACFIRVIGSELVQKYVGEGARMVRELFQMARSKKACIVFFDEVDAIGGARFDDGVGGDNEVQRTMLEIVNQLDGFDARGNIKVLMATNRPDTLDPALLRPGRLDRKVEFGLPDLESRTQIFKIHTRTMNCERDIRFELLARLCPNSTGADIRSVCTEAGMYAIRARRKTVTEKDFLDAVNKVIKGYQKFSATPKYMVYN from the exons ATGGCACCTGAACCTGAGGATGAGATCAAGGACGAGAAGAACCCTAGGCCCCTTGATGAAGACGATATTGCCCTCCTCAAAACCTAT GGATTAGGACCGTATTCAACAAGCATAAAGAAAGTTGAGAAGGAAATCAAGGAGATGGCAAAGAAGATTAATGATTTATGTG GTATCAAGGAATCTGACACTGGTTTAGCAGCACCAAGTCAATGGGATCTTGTATCTGATAAGCAAATGATGCAGGAGGAACAACCTCTTCAG GTTGCACGATGTACGAAGATCATTAATCCAAACACAGAGGATGCAAAGTATGTTATAAATGTTAAGCAAATTGCCAAG TTTGTTGTTGGATTAGGCGATAAAGTTTCACCTACTGATATTGAAGAAGGCATGCGTGTTGG TGTGGACAggaataaatatcaaattcagATTCCTTTGCCTCCAAAAATTGATCCAAGTGTTACAATGATGACAGTTGAGGAAAAGCCAGATGTTACCTATAATGATGTTGGAGGATGTAAGGAGCAGATTGAAAAAATGCGAGAG GTTGTTGAGCTGCCTATGCTTCATCCTGAGAAATTTGTGAAGCTGGGAATCGATCCTCCAAAGGGTGTTCTGTGTTATGGTCCTCCTGGTACTGGCAAAACTCTGCTAGCCAGAGCTGTGGCTAATCGAACTGATGCATGTTTTATTCGTGTTATTGGGAGTGAACTTGTGCAGAAATATGTAGGTGAGGGAGCTCGCATGGTTCGTGAACTATTTCAG ATGGCTCGCTCTAAAAAAGCTtgcattgtattttttgatgaaGTAGATGCCATTGGAGGTGCACGGTTTGATGATGGTGTGGGTGGAGACAATGAAGTTCAGCGCACCATGCTTGAAATTGTGAATCAGCTTGATGGATTTGATGCTCGTGGAAACATAAAAGTTCTAATGGCGACCAATAG ACCTGATACCCTTGATCCAGCATTGTTACGTCCTGGACGACTAGATCGTAAAGTGGAATTTGGACTGCCAGATCTAGAAAGTAGGACTCAAATATTCAAGATTCATACACGCACAATGAATTGCGAGAGGGACATCCGGTTTGAACTTCTCGCTCGGCTTTGCCCAAATTCTACGG GAGCCGACATAAGAAGTGTGTGCACAGAAGCTGGCATGTATGCCATCAGAGCAAGAAGGAAGACTGTTACTGAGAAAGATTTTCTAGATGCTGTCAACAAAGTGATTAAAGGCTATCAGAAGTTCAGTGCAACACCAAAATATATGGTTTATAATTGA